In Natronospira bacteriovora, a single window of DNA contains:
- a CDS encoding homoserine O-acetyltransferase family protein, whose amino-acid sequence MSAPLETRELRPPPLEGGGRPATITLGFRQWGRRNAAGDNTVLVCPALTGDSNLGQWWPGLLGPDRALDPQRDHIISIDVPGGSHASSGPGHLDTDGQPWGERFPVLTVRDVVSLQRSLLHELGIDRLRLVVGGSLGGMQALEWAVDQADQVDAAVVIAAAARQSAWARAWNHIQRLALASSDNLALARQIAMLSYRHWDNLNERFAPQDTDRTVASWLDHHGERLKQRFNPISYRHLTELMDSHDVGRDRGGVAQALGQCPVPALILGIESDLLYPPCDQQALAEHLPNATLRWLDAPQGHDAFLIEQRRVNALLLSFRRHLRNGQAQSLELRA is encoded by the coding sequence GTGAGCGCACCACTGGAAACCCGTGAGCTGAGACCACCGCCCCTGGAGGGCGGTGGTCGTCCGGCAACCATCACCCTGGGCTTTCGCCAATGGGGCCGGCGCAATGCCGCGGGGGATAACACGGTGCTGGTCTGTCCGGCACTCACCGGCGACAGCAACCTCGGCCAGTGGTGGCCGGGGCTGCTGGGGCCGGACCGGGCACTGGATCCTCAGCGGGATCACATCATCAGCATCGATGTACCGGGGGGCAGTCATGCCAGCAGCGGGCCAGGACACCTGGACACAGATGGGCAGCCCTGGGGCGAGCGCTTTCCCGTGCTGACGGTTCGCGATGTGGTCAGCCTGCAGCGAAGCCTGCTGCATGAACTGGGCATTGATCGCCTGCGACTGGTGGTCGGTGGTTCCCTGGGCGGCATGCAGGCCCTGGAATGGGCAGTCGATCAGGCCGATCAGGTGGATGCCGCCGTCGTCATTGCCGCCGCCGCGCGACAGAGCGCCTGGGCCAGGGCCTGGAATCACATTCAGCGCCTCGCCCTGGCCAGCAGTGACAATCTGGCACTGGCCCGCCAGATCGCCATGCTCAGTTACCGCCACTGGGACAACCTCAATGAACGCTTTGCCCCCCAGGACACGGATCGCACCGTGGCCTCCTGGCTTGACCATCACGGCGAACGGCTGAAGCAGCGCTTCAACCCAATCAGCTATCGACATCTGACGGAGCTGATGGACAGCCACGATGTGGGTCGCGATCGCGGCGGAGTGGCGCAGGCCCTGGGGCAATGCCCGGTGCCGGCCCTGATCCTTGGCATTGAATCCGACCTGCTCTACCCGCCCTGTGACCAGCAAGCGCTGGCCGAGCACCTGCCCAATGCCACCCTTCGCTGGCTGGACGCACCACAGGGCCACGATGCCTTTCTCATCGAACAGCGCCGGGTCAATGCCCTGCTGCTGAGTTTTCGCCGGCACCTGCGCAACGGCCAAGCACAATCCCTGGAGTTGAGAGCATGA